In one Thermosipho ferrireducens genomic region, the following are encoded:
- a CDS encoding ferredoxin family protein, whose product MRIEDKLFLNRYRTDEENPHLKIINMEICKKCKNRPCINCCPAGVYEWDGESMEVKFEGCLECGTCRIVCPYQNIEWKYPKGNYGILYKFG is encoded by the coding sequence ATGAGGATAGAGGATAAGTTATTTCTAAATAGATATAGGACTGATGAAGAAAATCCTCATTTGAAAATTATAAATATGGAGATATGTAAAAAATGTAAAAATAGACCGTGTATTAATTGTTGTCCGGCAGGTGTTTATGAATGGGATGGCGAAAGTATGGAAGTAAAATTCGAAGGTTGTTTGGAATGTGGTACATGTAGAATAGTTTGTCCATATCAGAATATAGAATGGAAATACCCAAAAGGGAATTATGGTATTTTGTATAAATTCGGGTGA